The DNA window CAACGATTGAATTAACTGGTATCACGGATGATATGGTTCGAAGTGCCCCAGAAATAGAAGATGTAATTAGAGATTTTTACGAATTTATTGGGGATGGAATAATTGTTGCGCATAATGCATCCTTCGATATGGGGTTTTTATATGAGGGTTACCGTAGATGTGGCATTGATCATTTTACCCACCCTGTTATTGATACATTAGAGCTTGCAAGATTCCTACATCCTGAGCTAAAAACGCATCGTCTGGGTTCCTTAGCTAAAAAGTTTAATATTGAGTTAACACAGGCTCACCGAGCTATCTTTGACTGTGAAGCAACTGGATATTTATTGCTTCATTTATTGAAAGAAGCTGAAGAGAAAGAGATTCAATTCCATGATGATTTTAATAAACATATAGGTCAAGGTGATTCGTATAAAAGAGCAAGACCATCGCACTGTACAATTTTAGCAGTAAATGAGGAAGGGCTTAAAAACTTATTTAAATTAGTATCCCTTTCACATATCAATACTTTTTATCGAGTACCTAGAATTAAAAGATCTGTATTGCAAAAGCATCGAGCAGGTTTAATTATCGGTTCTGGTTGTGATAAAGGGGAAGTTTTTGAAGGACTTATGCAAAAACCTCTTGAACAAGTAGAAGAAATTGCGAAGTTTTACGATTATTTAGAAATTCATCCGAAAGAAGTATACTCCCATTTACTTCAAATGGAGCTTGTTCGCGATGAGTGGAATCTAGAAGATATTATTCGTAAAATGATTAAATTAGGGAAAAAACTAAATCTTCCTGTAGCAGCAACTGGAAATGTACATTATTTACATGAAAATGATGCGATTTTTAGAAAGATTTTAGTGAATTCACAAGGTGGGGCAAATCCACTTAATCGACATGAACTACCGAAAGTGCATTTTCGAACGACGAATGAAATGCTAGATGCTTTTTCATTCTTAGGCGAAGATTTGGCTAAAGAGATAGTTGTGACGAACCCACAAAAGATCGCAGATTCGATAGAGGACATCAAACCAATTAAGGATGATTTATATACGCCAAAAATTGAAGGGGCAGATGAAGAAGTTCGATCGTTAACTTATTCAAAAGCGAAAGAAATTTACGGAGACGATCTTCCCGAAATTGTAGAAGCACGAATAGAAAAGGAATTAACTTCGATTATTGGACATGGATTCGCGGTTATTTACCTAATTTCACATAAACTAGTGAAAAAATCATTGGATGACGGATATTTAGTTGGATCCCGTGGGTCGGTAGGATCTTCATTAGTTGCAACTTTAACAGAAATAACAGAAGTAAACCCATTACCGCCTCATTATGTTTGTCCAAACTGTCAGCATTCGGAGTTTTTCCTAGACGGCTCTGTTGGTTCAGGTTTTGACTTGCCAAATAAAAACTGTGTGGAATGCGATACTCCTTATGTAAAAGAAGGACAAGATATACCGTTCGAAACTTTCCTTGGGTTTAAAGGGGATAAGGTTCCCGATATAGATTTAAACTTTAGTGGAGAGTATCAGCCAATCGCACATAACTATACGAAGGAGTTATTTGGTGAGGATTACGTGTTTAGAGCTGGTACAATCGGAACGGTTGCTGAGAAAACGGCTTATGGATATGTTCGAGGGTATACAAATGATAATAATTTAACGTTACGTGGAGCAGAAATAGATCGTTTAGTTCAAGGTTGTACTGGCGTTAAGCGAACAACAGGTCAACATCCAGGTGGAATCATTGTAGTTCCAGACTATATGGACATTTATGATTTCTCGCCTATTCAATTTCCTGCGGATGCTCAAGATTCGGAATGGAAAACTACCCATTTTGACTTCCACTCGATTCACGATAACTTATTAAAACTCGATATACTAGGCCACGATGATCCGACCGTTATTCGTATGCTGCAAGACTTATCTGGAATTGATCCAAAAACAATTCCGACAGACGATCCAGAAGTGATGAAAATATTTAGTGGAACGGAATCACTCGGTGTGACAGAAGAGCAAATTGATTGTAAAACTGGTACGTTAGGTATTCCAGAGTTTGGTACTCGGTTTGTTCGACAAATGTTAGAAGAAACAAAGCCATCTACTTTCTCTGAGCTTGTCCAAATCTCTGGACTTTCGCATGGGACAGATGTTTGGCTTGGTAATGCTCAAGAGTTGATTCAAGACGGAACATGTCAGCTTTCAGATGTTATCGGTTGTCGAGATGACATTATGGTTTATTTAATATATCAAGGTTTAGAGCCATCATTAGCATTTAAAATTATGGAATCTGTCCGTAAAGGAAAGGGATTATCACCAGAGTTTGAAGCAGAAATGAAATCTCAAGGTGTAGCAAATTGGTACATTGAGTCTTGTAAAAAAATCAAATACATGTTCCCGAAAGCGCATGCTGCTGCATACGTATTAATGGCAGTTCGTATTGCATATTTCAAGGTACATTTTCCAATACTATATTATGCGGCATATTTTACGGTCCGAGCGTCAGATTTTGATTTAATATCCATGATTAATGGATCTCAAACTATGAGAGCAAAATTAGGTGAAATCAATGCAAAAGGATTGGAAGTGTCAAATAAAGAGAAAAGCTTAGCAACTGTTTTAGAGATTGCACTTGAAATGTCAGAGCGTGGTATTAGAATGCAAAAAGTAGATCTGTACAAATCAAAAGCAAATGAGTTTACAATTGAAGGAGATACACTTATCCCACCTTTCGATGCCATCCCTGGTTTAGGAACAAACGTTGCCATACAAATTGTAAAAGCAAGACAAGATGGTGAATTTTTATCTAAGGAAGACCTCCAACAAAGAGGGAAAGTTTCGAAAACAATTATCGAGTATTTGGATCTTATGGGTTGTTTAGAAGGGCTTCCAGACGCTAATCAACTATCGTTGTTTTAGTATGGAATTTGCAAGAAAGCCAATGGTATGGTAATATAAAACTACCAATGTTTCATAGTTCTGTGACGAAAGAGTGGGATTTCCCGCTCTTTTCTGTTGTTATATAGAAAATCATTGTTGTGTAGGAGGCTTATATGAGTAATATTACTAGTAAAATTGAAGAGCTTGTAGTACCGATTTTACAAGAGTTGAACTTAGAGCTCGTAGATATCGAATACGTAAAAGAAGGTCGCGATTGGTTCTTGCGCATCTATATTGATACTCCAACTGGTCGTATAGATATTGAGCAATGTGCTCAAGTTAGTGAAAAACTAAGCGAAAAATTAGATGAAGTGGACCCAATAACGGATAACTACTTCTTAGAAGTTTCATCTCCTGGGGCTGAACGACCTCTGAAAAAAGATGCTGATTTCATTGCAGCAGTAGGGAAGTTTGTCTTCATTAAAACGTATGAGCCAGTAAAAGGCGCAAAAGAATTTGAAGGAACAATACTTTCTTATTCAGCTGAAGAAGGCGTATTAATTGAAGTACGTGTGAAAACAAGAAGAATAAAAATCCAAATCGAAAAAGAGAAAATTGC is part of the Psychrobacillus sp. FSL H8-0483 genome and encodes:
- a CDS encoding PolC-type DNA polymerase III produces the protein MQDGKMRMHLLLQQLELTEDSFVKHFENASITRFTVHKKIRQWHFQINLTAILPIEVFTILQTRIHEKFSGIASVLLKIQCQSNEVSEPLIKEYWTSVLKELSDMAPPLKDCLLQQQPEWNGQMVQLTCGQELQLRTFKKKYVELLADVYEGFGFPRMAFDFRLVEDTQALAEAQVAFLEQRRLEEEELGKKALDDLQKRDQKRQENGDSALEGPFQLGVPLKKEEPIIEIRSIQDEERRVTIEGFVFDVEVKELRSGRSLLTVKLTDYTDSILVKMFSRDKEDAQMMERLQKGMWLKVRGSVQNDTFVRDLIIMAQDMGEINPVVRLDTAKEKRVELHMHSPMSQMDAVSSVSALVSQAAKWGHKAIAITDHANVQSFPEAYAAGKKNGIKILYGLEANLVHDGVPIAYDEQHLSLEDATYIVFDVETTGLSATYDKIIELAAVKMQNGNIIDKFERFVNPHHALSATTIELTGITDDMVRSAPEIEDVIRDFYEFIGDGIIVAHNASFDMGFLYEGYRRCGIDHFTHPVIDTLELARFLHPELKTHRLGSLAKKFNIELTQAHRAIFDCEATGYLLLHLLKEAEEKEIQFHDDFNKHIGQGDSYKRARPSHCTILAVNEEGLKNLFKLVSLSHINTFYRVPRIKRSVLQKHRAGLIIGSGCDKGEVFEGLMQKPLEQVEEIAKFYDYLEIHPKEVYSHLLQMELVRDEWNLEDIIRKMIKLGKKLNLPVAATGNVHYLHENDAIFRKILVNSQGGANPLNRHELPKVHFRTTNEMLDAFSFLGEDLAKEIVVTNPQKIADSIEDIKPIKDDLYTPKIEGADEEVRSLTYSKAKEIYGDDLPEIVEARIEKELTSIIGHGFAVIYLISHKLVKKSLDDGYLVGSRGSVGSSLVATLTEITEVNPLPPHYVCPNCQHSEFFLDGSVGSGFDLPNKNCVECDTPYVKEGQDIPFETFLGFKGDKVPDIDLNFSGEYQPIAHNYTKELFGEDYVFRAGTIGTVAEKTAYGYVRGYTNDNNLTLRGAEIDRLVQGCTGVKRTTGQHPGGIIVVPDYMDIYDFSPIQFPADAQDSEWKTTHFDFHSIHDNLLKLDILGHDDPTVIRMLQDLSGIDPKTIPTDDPEVMKIFSGTESLGVTEEQIDCKTGTLGIPEFGTRFVRQMLEETKPSTFSELVQISGLSHGTDVWLGNAQELIQDGTCQLSDVIGCRDDIMVYLIYQGLEPSLAFKIMESVRKGKGLSPEFEAEMKSQGVANWYIESCKKIKYMFPKAHAAAYVLMAVRIAYFKVHFPILYYAAYFTVRASDFDLISMINGSQTMRAKLGEINAKGLEVSNKEKSLATVLEIALEMSERGIRMQKVDLYKSKANEFTIEGDTLIPPFDAIPGLGTNVAIQIVKARQDGEFLSKEDLQQRGKVSKTIIEYLDLMGCLEGLPDANQLSLF
- the rimP gene encoding ribosome maturation factor RimP encodes the protein MSNITSKIEELVVPILQELNLELVDIEYVKEGRDWFLRIYIDTPTGRIDIEQCAQVSEKLSEKLDEVDPITDNYFLEVSSPGAERPLKKDADFIAAVGKFVFIKTYEPVKGAKEFEGTILSYSAEEGVLIEVRVKTRRIKIQIEKEKIALARLAIDFSA